TTTGATTAGAAAACGAAATTAGGTACATAATAGCTTAAAAGGCTACTATGCTCCTAAAGGTACAAGTAAGAGAGAAGTTTTGGCATTCCGTGTAACCGTATGGCTTACACTGCCCATAAAAACTTCCTGTACATAACCTCTGCCATGAGTACCCATCACAATGATAGAGGGATTAATCTTTTCAGCAGCAGCAAGAATATCCTGTGAGGGTTTATTGTAAGTTATTTTAGAATTGACAATAACTCCATTATTTATGTTAAGAAGCCTTGTTTTGAGTTCATTAAGCCGCGACCGGTCTATCTCATCAAACTCTTCAAGCATCTTCTTAGAATGTTTATCGAGTTTAATCCGATCCTGCACATGCATAATTGTAACTGAACGTGCGCCACTCTTCACCATATCTTCAACGTAGGTAAAAGCGGTATCGGCAGTTTGAGAAAAATCTGTTGGGAAGAGAATCGAGGAGTGAAAATCATCACAAATATCTATGCGCTCATCAGCATCAGGATTATCTGATTTCTTAGGAGTAATACGTACTACAAAGGTGGGTTTTTTTGCAGATTGTATTACTTCGGATGCAACACTGCCAAGAAGAATGTCTCTTGAAAGTGTATGACCATGAGAACCTACCATTATGAATGAGTAATTCTGCTCATGGGCGATGCGGTTTATCTCATTGTGAGGAGTGCCGAATGCAACTTCTGTAGAGGTTGAAAACCCCTCTTCCACAAGAATAGATTTTTGCTCCTCAAGAATATTTTGAAGTACTTCGTTTGATTCTGAGAGTGCAAGTGATGTCGCTTCCATATTACGTACACACTGCAAAAGCAGGATATCCCTGGTACCCAAAGGTTTTAAGCCTCGCGCACACTGCACCAGTTTTTTAGAAGCTTCCGAGAGATCTGTAGCAATTATACCTCTTGAAAACATAATGCACCTCCGGAAAAAAGGTTTAGAACAGGAAAAAGGAGGGTAAAAGCGAAAGTAATTCATGTAGAACTATATCTGTTTAAGATGTAACCATATATACCCTCATTTTAACTCTGTTCAGTTTTAATCAATTTAGTCCTTCAGGAAGTTTCTCAATAAACTTTTTTATATCATCTCTTACACGACGATAATGGGACAGAGCTTCCTCTTCACTTGCAGCGTTTTTTGCAAGACGCGGAGGATCATCAAACCCAACATGTATCTTTTTTACTTTACCAGGAAAAACCGGACACGTTTCATTTGCATGATCGCACACTGTGATCACATAATCAAAGGCTATATTCGCCAATTCATTAACGTGTTTTGAATGCTGTGGTGTGATATCGACCCCGACTTCAGCCATCACCTTTACTGCATTTTGATTCATGCCGTGGATCTCAATGCCAGCTGAATAGGGTTCAATAGTATCACTTTTAAGCTGGTGTGCCCACCCTTCCGCCATCTGACTTCTGCAGGAATTTCCTGTGCACAGGAAGAGAACCTTCAGTTTTTCCATTGTGTATAATCCTTTTTTGATGTGAAAATTTCTGTAGTACTAAGAACACCTTCCAGTAAGTCATAAATAAATGTAGTGTAAATAAAAGGTTTAGTTTTGTTATGGCATATCATGCAGACCACCTGGTTTTCTCTACCCACATTCACTTTTCTGACGTTTACATAGTTCTTCAACTCCGATACAAATAAGCTCCTTAATAAGATTTTCGTCTCTTTTTACCCTCTCATCATCTTCAAGCAGTGTTATTGAGAGATGTATTAATTCCCATACCCCGGGCTCGCACGTTACTTTTTCGACCAGGCGGTAGTAGATCCACCGTCCATCTTTACGGGATGTAATAAGTCCCGCTCCCTTGAGAATCGACATGTGTTTTGAAACCGTAGAAGGGGCCAGTTTTAGCATCTCGATAATCTGACAAACACAAAGCTCACCTGCTTTTAGTGCAAGAAGCACCCGTACTCTTTGAATATCTGAGAGTGCTTTGGTGACCGAAATATACCTGTCGATAGAAAGATTTGAATTATTCATCTTTTTAGTTCCCTGCATTCATTACTGTTAGCGATTATTGAACAAAGCCACTGGGCAAGATTATCATTGTATTCGATCCATGGAACTACAGCAAATTTGCTACAGTAGTTTTCATTTATTTCATTGATATAGCGTGCTTCTTCACTTTTCTTTGCAGCCAGAACAGGGTCGGAAACAGTAAGAGGACTAAGGCTGCTGTTTACAACCCAGGCAAAAGGGGTTATTTCCGCACGCTGCAGATCTTTTTGTAATCGAGCGGCTTCATGAACTGGGGTTGCTTCAGGCAGTGTAACAATAAATACTCTGCTGAAATTGGGGTCCCTCAACCGTGGTAGGAGATTTTTTACAGACTGGGGAAGATCACTCATGGTACGGGTCACTTCACGGTGATACGATTCCGCGGCATCAAGCAGAAGCAGTGTGTGACC
This window of the Chitinispirillales bacterium ANBcel5 genome carries:
- a CDS encoding universal stress protein codes for the protein MFSRGIIATDLSEASKKLVQCARGLKPLGTRDILLLQCVRNMEATSLALSESNEVLQNILEEQKSILVEEGFSTSTEVAFGTPHNEINRIAHEQNYSFIMVGSHGHTLSRDILLGSVASEVIQSAKKPTFVVRITPKKSDNPDADERIDICDDFHSSILFPTDFSQTADTAFTYVEDMVKSGARSVTIMHVQDRIKLDKHSKKMLEEFDEIDRSRLNELKTRLLNINNGVIVNSKITYNKPSQDILAAAEKINPSIIVMGTHGRGYVQEVFMGSVSHTVTRNAKTSLLLVPLGA
- a CDS encoding arsenate reductase ArsC; this encodes MEKLKVLFLCTGNSCRSQMAEGWAHQLKSDTIEPYSAGIEIHGMNQNAVKVMAEVGVDITPQHSKHVNELANIAFDYVITVCDHANETCPVFPGKVKKIHVGFDDPPRLAKNAASEEEALSHYRRVRDDIKKFIEKLPEGLN
- a CDS encoding metalloregulator ArsR/SmtB family transcription factor; translated protein: MNNSNLSIDRYISVTKALSDIQRVRVLLALKAGELCVCQIIEMLKLAPSTVSKHMSILKGAGLITSRKDGRWIYYRLVEKVTCEPGVWELIHLSITLLEDDERVKRDENLIKELICIGVEELCKRQKSECG